In Calidithermus timidus DSM 17022, the following are encoded in one genomic region:
- a CDS encoding DUF3037 domain-containing protein — translation MKRMQATYMVIRYLPDVPREEFVNVGVVLICPDAGFQGIHIVDHFSEGSRAKALGGDGLFVRHALTKLRNIIAQRRVDDLLGKKASPDGQLTREGMALLQQVYCNNIRFSPLRTAVTGDPAATLAQLFRDYVGDQQPRPEPRTVTRTLIRKKVHEVFDQFRLFSLGLKEDWRLPLLTEPTVDLAYKNDVWHCFQAISFVGHERAIKTAVNAYRQTARDAWESDTEVRDAQFVALVYRPSQPTSQIRNLEEALKHDNIQLRDYRDAPEIAKDIKRDLEAHQLIR, via the coding sequence ATGAAACGGATGCAGGCAACCTACATGGTGATTCGGTACTTGCCCGACGTACCCCGTGAGGAGTTCGTAAACGTCGGGGTGGTGCTGATCTGCCCTGATGCAGGTTTCCAGGGCATTCACATCGTGGACCACTTCAGCGAGGGTAGCCGTGCCAAGGCCCTCGGCGGCGACGGCCTTTTCGTTCGGCACGCCCTCACCAAGCTCCGCAACATCATCGCCCAGCGGCGCGTGGACGACCTACTAGGCAAGAAGGCATCCCCTGACGGCCAACTCACCCGTGAGGGCATGGCCCTGCTCCAGCAGGTTTACTGCAACAACATCCGCTTCAGCCCGCTGCGGACGGCGGTCACGGGCGACCCGGCGGCCACACTCGCTCAGCTCTTTAGGGACTACGTGGGGGATCAGCAGCCCCGGCCAGAACCCAGAACGGTCACCCGTACGCTGATCCGCAAGAAGGTCCACGAGGTGTTCGACCAGTTCAGGCTTTTCTCCTTGGGACTTAAGGAGGACTGGCGTCTGCCCCTTTTGACGGAGCCTACGGTAGATTTGGCGTACAAGAACGATGTGTGGCACTGCTTCCAGGCCATCTCCTTCGTAGGGCATGAGCGAGCCATCAAAACGGCGGTCAACGCGTACCGCCAGACCGCCCGCGACGCCTGGGAATCGGACACGGAAGTCCGGGACGCACAGTTCGTGGCGCTGGTCTACAGGCCCAGCCAGCCGACATCCCAGATACGCAACCTCGAGGAAGCCCTCAAGCACGACAACATCCAGCTCAGGGACTACCGCGACGCCCCAGAAATCGCCAAGGACATCAAGCGCGACCTCGAGGCCCACCAGCTCATCCGGTAA
- a CDS encoding HipA family kinase, protein MSYPKAIAHKGPVGRGATLPQIFSVEGLGDCLVKFAQSDHGPKALANELIGFQVADVLGLEHPECGVVEIEAEVLPDDGKLEVTSPDGYHFTFLPGLAFYSRWLPSAEHPTADDLTTLELANPRMLAGVVVLDLLLGNWDRTAANPNLLLERRGRRRLVLIDLGLAFGGGMWELGNLLDTSFPPLDDPLPYGEGLDRLLRTVNPATDFSSYLGKLSELSRPRLESFVGTIPSEWGISPREREALVDYVYTKARNLPAYLEQRLQKQEWW, encoded by the coding sequence GTGAGCTACCCGAAGGCCATCGCTCACAAGGGCCCGGTGGGGCGCGGGGCCACCCTGCCGCAGATTTTCAGCGTGGAGGGGCTGGGTGACTGCCTGGTCAAGTTCGCGCAGTCCGATCACGGCCCCAAGGCCCTCGCCAACGAGCTGATCGGGTTCCAGGTGGCCGATGTGCTGGGCCTGGAACATCCCGAGTGCGGGGTTGTGGAGATCGAGGCGGAGGTACTGCCCGACGACGGGAAGCTCGAGGTGACTAGCCCGGACGGGTATCACTTCACCTTCCTGCCGGGCCTGGCCTTCTACTCACGGTGGCTCCCGTCGGCGGAACACCCCACCGCGGACGATCTCACCACCCTCGAGCTGGCGAACCCCCGAATGCTCGCGGGTGTGGTGGTGCTGGACCTACTGCTCGGGAACTGGGACCGCACCGCGGCCAACCCCAACCTCCTGCTCGAACGGCGCGGGCGGCGACGCTTGGTCTTGATCGACCTCGGCTTGGCCTTCGGGGGCGGGATGTGGGAGCTGGGCAACCTGCTGGATACGAGCTTTCCGCCGCTGGATGACCCGCTCCCGTATGGAGAGGGCTTGGACAGACTCCTCCGGACGGTCAACCCCGCCACGGACTTTTCATCCTACCTTGGTAAACTGTCGGAGTTGAGCCGCCCTCGGCTCGAGTCCTTCGTGGGGACAATTCCGTCGGAGTGGGGAATTTCACCCCGCGAGCGCGAGGCTTTGGTAGACTATGTGTACACCAAAGCCCGGAACCTCCCCGCCTACCTCGAGCAACGGCTCCAGAAGCAGGAGTGGTGGTGA
- a CDS encoding site-specific DNA-methyltransferase, producing MAPDKLLLTTPNPIEERLEALRELFPEAFKEGRLDLETFKLLLGERVETGRERYGLSWAGKSEAIRAVQIPSSGTLRPRRDQSVGFDTSENVIIEGDNLEVLKLLQQAYHGKVKLIYIDPPYNTGNDFVYPDDFREGVRQYLRFTGQLSEDGVRLTTAPEEGGRIHSRWLSMMYPRLQLARSLLRDDGVIFVSIDDHELHNLRAIMDEIFGEENFLATVLWQKKYAPSNDTTDFSYTHDYLLSYVKSRRFNEQGKAVATLKRMERTEEQNRLYKNPDNDPRGPWMSDNYTCNKTSEQRPNLYYPIIHPKTGKEIWPSRTAVWRYSRERHEQNVREGRVWWGLNQENETPRYKRYLSEVAGVVADTWWEHTDVGHTDEAKKEFKALFGEDADAFDTPKPVRLLKRLLQLSTEPDAGDIVLDFFAGSGTLGQAVLEMNQEDRGNRRFVLVQLPEPTRNPNYPTISSVTRGRVQKAAERIRSGEEKSAVRLLEPDGQDLGFRVFSLDTSNFKLWDGEAEDIQGQLEALVDNLVEGRSQEDVLFELLLKAGLPLSSKIQKKELEGQKVYSVAEGQLLVCLERPIRAETLRAVMALEPKPLQVVCLDVAFSGDDALKTNIALEMRDRGIRFRTV from the coding sequence ATGGCACCCGACAAGCTTCTCCTCACCACGCCGAACCCGATCGAGGAGCGCCTCGAGGCCCTCCGCGAACTCTTCCCTGAGGCCTTCAAGGAGGGGAGGCTCGACCTGGAGACCTTCAAGCTGCTGCTCGGCGAGAGGGTGGAAACGGGGCGGGAGCGCTACGGGCTGTCATGGGCCGGGAAGTCCGAGGCCATCCGCGCGGTGCAAATCCCCAGCAGCGGGACCCTGCGGCCCAGGCGGGATCAGTCCGTAGGCTTCGACACCAGCGAGAACGTGATCATCGAGGGGGACAACCTCGAGGTGCTCAAGCTGCTGCAACAGGCGTACCACGGCAAGGTCAAGCTGATCTACATTGACCCCCCGTACAACACCGGCAATGACTTCGTATACCCCGACGACTTCCGGGAGGGCGTCCGGCAGTACCTTCGCTTCACCGGGCAACTCTCCGAGGATGGGGTCAGGCTGACCACCGCACCCGAAGAAGGAGGACGAATCCACAGCAGGTGGCTGTCCATGATGTACCCCCGGCTGCAACTCGCCCGAAGCCTCCTGCGGGACGACGGGGTGATTTTCGTCAGCATTGACGACCACGAGCTGCACAACCTCCGGGCGATCATGGACGAGATTTTCGGGGAGGAGAACTTCCTCGCCACCGTTCTTTGGCAGAAAAAGTATGCCCCCTCGAATGACACCACCGATTTTTCCTACACCCATGACTATCTGCTCTCCTACGTGAAGTCTCGCCGGTTCAACGAGCAAGGGAAAGCCGTGGCGACGCTCAAACGAATGGAGCGCACGGAAGAGCAGAACCGGCTTTATAAAAACCCTGACAATGACCCCAGAGGGCCGTGGATGTCGGATAACTACACCTGTAACAAAACTTCCGAGCAGCGGCCCAACCTTTACTATCCGATCATTCATCCCAAGACCGGCAAGGAGATATGGCCGAGCCGAACTGCCGTTTGGCGCTACAGCAGAGAAAGGCACGAACAAAATGTTAGAGAAGGCCGTGTCTGGTGGGGGCTGAACCAAGAAAATGAAACACCCCGCTATAAGCGCTACTTGAGTGAGGTTGCAGGGGTAGTGGCCGATACTTGGTGGGAGCATACCGACGTCGGGCACACCGACGAAGCGAAGAAAGAATTCAAGGCGTTGTTCGGGGAGGACGCCGACGCCTTCGATACGCCCAAGCCGGTGAGGTTGCTCAAGCGGCTGCTTCAGCTCTCTACCGAGCCCGATGCCGGGGATATCGTCCTTGATTTCTTCGCGGGGTCAGGCACGCTGGGTCAGGCCGTGCTGGAGATGAACCAGGAGGATCGGGGCAACCGGAGGTTCGTCCTCGTCCAGCTACCCGAACCCACCCGCAACCCCAACTATCCGACCATCAGCAGCGTGACTCGAGGCCGGGTGCAAAAAGCGGCGGAGCGCATCAGGTCGGGGGAGGAAAAATCAGCAGTCCGGCTCTTGGAGCCGGACGGCCAGGACTTGGGCTTCAGGGTCTTCAGCCTGGATACCAGCAACTTCAAGCTCTGGGACGGCGAGGCCGAGGACATCCAGGGCCAGCTCGAGGCGCTCGTGGATAACCTCGTCGAGGGGCGCAGCCAGGAGGACGTGCTCTTCGAGCTGTTGCTCAAGGCCGGTCTGCCCCTTTCCTCGAAGATTCAGAAGAAGGAGCTCGAGGGGCAAAAGGTGTACTCGGTGGCGGAGGGGCAGTTGCTGGTCTGCCTCGAGCGGCCCATCCGGGCCGAGACCCTGCGGGCGGTGATGGCCCTGGAGCCTAAGCCCCTTCAGGTGGTGTGCCTGGACGTGGCCTTCTCGGGCGACGACGCGCTCAAGACCAACATCGCCCTGGAGATGCGGGACCGGGGCATCCGCTTCCGCACGGTGTAA
- a CDS encoding DEAD/DEAH box helicase family protein: protein MKIKFESDQEYQLEAIRAVTGVFEGQPLGEGLYTLSMESDELYGIAAYANQLLLSPEAVLGNVRRVQEANGLPLSERLEAIEIPDGGIALNFSVEMETGTGKTYVYLRTIYELHRLYGFKKFIVAVPSVAIREGVLSNLRLTKEHFGALYGNVPVDYWVYDSKQVSRLRSFATESTLQILIINIDAFNKPGNNVIFLPNDRLSGFRPIEFIRAARPIVIVDEPQNFESDLAKRALASLNPLCTLRYSATHRNPYNLLYRLDPVRAYDLGLVKQIEVTSVLEEENFNVPYLKLKEVKATKSSISAKAELDVWDGSATKRKSVTLKQGSDLYELSGGRELYRGYVVDEIDAGFKYVSFANGVRLKEGQEQGVGADALMRAQIRETVREHLNKELAVARLPEGQRLKVLSLFFIDRVANYRGESEAAPAARQSRYSDAKFRRWFEEAYLELSALPAYASLNLPPVEQVHGGYFAEDRTGWKDTSGNTQADEEAYEKIMRDKERLLSLEEPLRFIFSHSALREGWDNPNVFQICTLNETRSEVKKRQEIGRGLRLPVRENGERSFDARVNRLTVIANESYRDFAKALQTEIEEETGLDFGQERIKNSRERRTLKLKKGWELNEDFRALWERIKHHTRYRVEFDTEDLVQRAAKAIREMPKVERPRYRIEKGRIIRLGKDLETELARVNTEDLDFRPAVPDLLAYLQRETELTRGTLARILKESGRLADAKVNPQQFIDLALAAVRNTLEELMVEGIKYERLEGQAYDMMLFESKELIGYLDKIVEVSNSIYDGVIFQSEVERGFAEALDRREDVKLFVKLPDWFEVDTPLGKYRPDWAVVMVDGEQEKLYFICETKGSKDVTKLRVSERLKIESGRAHFRALEVPYVVETSAAELSPERVRSSCQGSE, encoded by the coding sequence ATGAAGATCAAGTTCGAGAGCGACCAGGAGTACCAGCTCGAGGCCATCCGGGCGGTGACGGGGGTGTTTGAGGGGCAGCCCTTGGGCGAGGGGCTCTACACCCTGAGCATGGAGTCCGACGAACTCTACGGCATCGCCGCCTACGCTAACCAACTGCTGCTCAGCCCGGAGGCTGTGCTGGGGAACGTCCGCCGGGTGCAAGAAGCCAACGGGCTGCCCCTGAGCGAGCGGCTCGAGGCCATCGAGATCCCCGATGGCGGCATCGCGCTCAACTTCTCGGTGGAGATGGAGACCGGGACCGGCAAGACCTACGTCTACCTCCGCACCATCTACGAGCTGCACCGCCTCTACGGCTTCAAGAAGTTCATCGTCGCCGTGCCCAGCGTCGCCATCCGGGAGGGGGTGCTCTCGAACCTGCGCCTCACCAAGGAGCACTTCGGCGCCCTCTACGGCAACGTGCCGGTGGATTATTGGGTCTACGACTCCAAGCAGGTCTCGCGGCTGCGCTCCTTCGCCACCGAGAGCACCCTGCAAATCCTCATCATCAACATCGACGCCTTCAACAAGCCGGGCAACAACGTGATCTTTCTCCCCAACGACCGGCTCTCGGGCTTCCGCCCCATCGAGTTCATCCGGGCGGCGCGCCCGATCGTCATCGTGGACGAGCCGCAGAACTTCGAGAGCGACCTGGCGAAACGGGCCTTGGCAAGCCTGAACCCCCTCTGCACGCTGCGTTACTCGGCCACCCACCGCAACCCCTACAACCTGCTGTACCGGCTCGACCCGGTACGGGCCTACGACCTCGGGCTGGTCAAGCAGATCGAGGTGACGTCGGTGCTCGAGGAGGAGAACTTCAACGTTCCCTACCTGAAGCTGAAGGAGGTCAAGGCCACCAAAAGCAGCATCAGCGCGAAAGCAGAGCTCGACGTTTGGGACGGGAGCGCCACCAAGCGCAAATCCGTGACCCTCAAGCAGGGCTCCGACCTCTACGAGCTGTCGGGGGGGCGGGAGCTGTACCGGGGCTACGTGGTGGACGAGATCGACGCGGGCTTCAAGTACGTGAGTTTCGCCAATGGGGTGCGTTTGAAGGAGGGGCAGGAGCAGGGGGTGGGCGCCGACGCGCTCATGCGGGCACAGATCCGCGAAACCGTGCGGGAACACCTGAACAAGGAACTCGCCGTCGCGCGGTTGCCGGAGGGCCAGCGCCTCAAGGTGCTGTCCCTGTTCTTCATTGACCGGGTGGCCAACTACCGGGGCGAAAGTGAAGCCGCACCAGCGGCCCGGCAAAGCCGGTACTCAGACGCCAAGTTCCGGCGCTGGTTCGAGGAGGCCTACCTCGAGCTTTCCGCGCTCCCGGCCTACGCCTCCTTGAACCTTCCCCCGGTGGAGCAGGTGCACGGGGGCTACTTCGCCGAGGACAGGACGGGATGGAAGGACACCTCGGGCAACACCCAGGCCGACGAGGAGGCCTACGAGAAGATCATGCGCGATAAGGAGCGGCTTTTGTCGCTGGAGGAGCCCTTGCGCTTCATCTTCAGCCACTCGGCCTTGCGCGAGGGCTGGGACAACCCCAACGTGTTCCAGATCTGCACGCTCAACGAGACCCGCTCCGAGGTCAAGAAACGCCAGGAGATCGGGCGGGGCCTGCGCCTGCCGGTGCGCGAGAACGGGGAACGCTCGTTTGACGCCCGGGTCAACCGGCTGACCGTCATCGCCAACGAGAGCTACAGGGACTTCGCCAAGGCCCTGCAGACCGAGATCGAGGAAGAGACCGGCCTTGACTTTGGGCAGGAGCGCATCAAAAACAGCCGCGAGCGGCGCACCCTCAAGCTCAAGAAGGGCTGGGAGCTCAATGAGGACTTCCGCGCGCTCTGGGAACGGATCAAGCACCACACCCGCTACCGGGTGGAGTTCGACACCGAGGACCTGGTGCAGCGGGCCGCCAAGGCCATCCGGGAGATGCCGAAGGTCGAGCGCCCGCGTTACCGCATCGAGAAGGGGCGCATCATCCGGCTTGGCAAAGACCTCGAGACCGAACTCGCCAGGGTCAACACCGAAGACCTGGACTTCCGCCCCGCCGTCCCCGATCTGCTGGCCTACCTCCAGCGCGAGACCGAGCTGACCCGCGGCACCCTGGCCCGCATCCTCAAGGAGTCGGGGCGGCTGGCAGATGCCAAGGTGAACCCCCAGCAGTTCATCGACTTGGCCCTGGCTGCTGTCAGGAACACCCTCGAGGAGCTGATGGTGGAGGGCATCAAGTACGAACGGCTCGAGGGACAGGCCTACGACATGATGCTCTTCGAGAGCAAGGAACTCATCGGCTATCTGGACAAAATCGTCGAGGTGAGCAATTCCATCTACGACGGGGTGATCTTCCAGTCGGAGGTCGAGCGGGGCTTCGCCGAAGCCCTGGACAGGCGCGAGGACGTGAAGCTCTTCGTCAAGCTGCCCGACTGGTTCGAGGTGGACACCCCGCTGGGCAAGTACCGCCCCGACTGGGCCGTGGTCATGGTGGACGGTGAGCAGGAGAAGCTCTACTTCATCTGCGAGACCAAGGGCAGCAAGGACGTGACCAAGCTGCGCGTCAGCGAGCGCCTCAAGATCGAGAGCGGCAGGGCCCATTTCCGGGCGCTCGAGGTCCCTTACGTCGTGGAGACCTCCGCGGCCGAGCTGAGCCCTGAGCGCGTCCGATCGAGCTGCCAAGGTAGCGAATGA
- a CDS encoding Rad52/Rad22 family DNA repair protein — translation MDKIGILTAPLTAEEIEWKVIAVKNGSTTIAPYIDARAVMTRLDRAFGPFGWSVRYTPAQVGNEHGVIASIAIRNPETGEWVEKQDGSGASDMEPFKGGISGALKRAATAWGIGRELYGYPRVVVEGEHRYIPFKVLDRLKGLPKAVAEGKPLPEVIRLTAEGENARKG, via the coding sequence ATGGACAAGATCGGCATCCTCACCGCACCCCTCACCGCTGAGGAGATCGAGTGGAAGGTCATCGCGGTCAAGAACGGGAGCACCACCATCGCTCCCTACATCGACGCGAGGGCGGTCATGACCCGCCTTGACCGGGCCTTTGGCCCCTTTGGCTGGAGCGTGCGCTACACCCCGGCCCAGGTGGGCAACGAGCACGGGGTCATCGCCAGCATCGCCATCCGGAACCCCGAGACCGGGGAGTGGGTGGAGAAGCAGGACGGGAGCGGGGCCAGCGACATGGAGCCCTTCAAAGGCGGCATCTCGGGGGCGCTGAAGCGGGCCGCCACCGCCTGGGGGATCGGGCGGGAGCTTTACGGCTACCCCAGGGTGGTCGTGGAGGGGGAGCACCGCTATATCCCCTTCAAGGTGCTGGACCGGTTGAAGGGGCTCCCTAAGGCTGTGGCCGAGGGCAAGCCCCTGCCCGAGGTCATCCGGCTCACCGCGGAGGGGGAGAATGCGCGGAAAGGCTAA
- a CDS encoding DUF1156 domain-containing protein, translating into MSLEQDFDIPFVAQLALKEKQIQQEYRPVIGVHKWFARRPGTVFRALLLSEFVGPGLEQHYYRGHDLSGLVIADPFMGGGTPVLEANRLGCDVVGFDINPMAYWIVRQELASLDVKGFLLAANRVANEVEAQIGHLYETTCVECGYDRATVKYILWVKQETCQHCGNDSDLFPGQLVAKNDRHTHFVVACHACGQLNELERLPEGGCSPSCSRCGAQLSLDGNAAKGKFICRHCGHDGRYLNGVLRERPPKHRMYALEYFCPACKKHHRGRYFKTPDTRDLERYAQASEQLNTQPQLTALIPDDLIPEGDETKRLHRWGYHRYRDMFNQRQLLALTTLLRSILQQPQGPVQDALLTVFSDILRYQNMLCRYDTYALKGQDIFSVHGFPVGLVQCEAHPLGLEGIGSGGFRHFVQKYAKAKAYCEAPFEVCHGKSKKVRVPIQGEVIRANFVDDLPRRTGRAALIRKQSATEAELPSGSLDGVFTDPPYFDNVQYAELMDFCYVWLRRAKADHPEFTALSTRSSQELTGNVTLGRGLEHFTEGLSEVFIRMAKALVPGGPFVFTYHHNDPEAYLPLVVALLDARLYCTTVLPVPGEMEASMHIQGTGSSILDSVFVCRAGIQVGGRSWQELSAELGARLTEEIKLLRRGGVAVSRGDVSCLLSGHITRILIHELYSFWSSTPSVKEKLEVARSGLKKIMLEVDTRALVDRLMQMRVGDTEGKVVQEDLILTL; encoded by the coding sequence TTGAGCCTGGAACAAGACTTCGATATTCCGTTTGTCGCCCAACTGGCGCTGAAGGAGAAGCAAATACAACAGGAGTACCGCCCGGTCATTGGCGTACATAAGTGGTTTGCTCGCCGCCCCGGTACGGTCTTTAGAGCACTCTTATTGAGCGAGTTTGTCGGCCCAGGGCTAGAACAGCACTACTATAGGGGCCACGATCTATCAGGTCTTGTGATAGCGGACCCGTTCATGGGCGGGGGAACCCCAGTGCTCGAGGCTAACCGCCTAGGGTGCGACGTGGTCGGATTCGACATCAATCCGATGGCATACTGGATCGTGCGCCAGGAACTGGCGAGTCTAGATGTGAAGGGCTTTCTACTAGCGGCAAACCGGGTGGCAAACGAGGTCGAAGCGCAGATCGGCCACCTCTACGAAACCACCTGCGTGGAGTGCGGCTATGACCGAGCAACGGTGAAGTATATCCTCTGGGTTAAGCAGGAGACTTGCCAGCATTGTGGGAATGACTCGGACCTCTTCCCGGGCCAGCTTGTGGCCAAAAACGACCGCCACACCCACTTTGTGGTGGCCTGCCACGCATGTGGCCAACTGAACGAGCTTGAGCGGCTGCCTGAGGGGGGGTGCTCGCCTAGCTGCAGCAGGTGCGGCGCCCAACTGAGTCTGGATGGCAACGCAGCGAAAGGTAAATTCATCTGCCGGCACTGCGGCCACGACGGGCGTTATCTCAATGGCGTGCTCCGCGAGCGCCCCCCGAAACACCGTATGTATGCCCTGGAGTACTTCTGTCCGGCCTGCAAAAAACACCATCGCGGGCGGTACTTCAAAACCCCAGACACAAGGGACCTTGAGCGGTACGCCCAGGCCAGCGAGCAGCTGAACACGCAGCCGCAACTAACCGCGCTGATTCCTGATGACCTGATCCCTGAGGGTGACGAGACAAAGCGACTGCACAGGTGGGGATACCACCGCTACCGCGACATGTTTAACCAGCGGCAACTCCTCGCGCTGACAACCTTGTTGCGGTCCATCCTCCAACAGCCCCAGGGTCCCGTGCAGGACGCGCTCCTCACGGTGTTCTCCGACATCCTTCGCTACCAGAACATGCTCTGCCGGTACGATACTTACGCCCTGAAAGGCCAGGATATCTTCTCGGTGCACGGATTTCCTGTGGGACTCGTGCAGTGCGAGGCCCACCCTCTGGGCCTTGAGGGCATCGGCAGCGGTGGGTTCCGGCACTTCGTCCAGAAGTACGCGAAGGCAAAAGCCTACTGCGAGGCACCTTTTGAAGTCTGCCATGGCAAGAGCAAGAAGGTGAGGGTGCCCATCCAAGGCGAGGTGATCAGAGCAAACTTCGTGGACGATCTTCCCAGGCGTACCGGACGCGCCGCACTCATCCGTAAGCAGAGCGCCACCGAGGCCGAGCTCCCGTCTGGCAGCCTGGACGGCGTGTTTACCGACCCGCCGTACTTCGATAACGTTCAGTACGCCGAGTTGATGGACTTCTGCTACGTTTGGCTCCGGCGTGCGAAAGCTGATCACCCGGAGTTCACCGCGCTCTCCACTCGCTCATCCCAGGAATTGACAGGCAACGTCACCCTGGGGCGAGGCTTGGAACACTTCACCGAAGGGTTGTCCGAGGTCTTCATCCGCATGGCCAAGGCACTAGTTCCAGGAGGGCCTTTCGTCTTCACCTACCACCATAACGACCCGGAAGCTTACCTGCCTCTCGTGGTGGCTCTTCTTGACGCTCGTTTGTACTGCACTACCGTGCTACCGGTGCCCGGAGAGATGGAGGCATCCATGCACATCCAGGGTACCGGCTCCTCCATCCTGGACTCGGTGTTTGTCTGCCGGGCCGGGATACAGGTGGGGGGCCGTAGCTGGCAGGAACTCTCGGCTGAGCTGGGGGCTCGGCTGACGGAAGAGATCAAGCTCTTGCGAAGAGGGGGAGTGGCGGTCTCCCGTGGGGACGTTTCCTGCCTCCTTTCTGGGCATATTACCCGGATATTGATCCACGAACTCTACAGTTTCTGGTCCTCGACACCCTCTGTGAAGGAGAAGCTTGAAGTCGCCCGCAGCGGCCTGAAAAAGATCATGTTGGAAGTAGATACCAGGGCCTTGGTGGACCGACTGATGCAGATGCGAGTGGGGGATACCGAGGGTAAGGTCGTGCAGGAAGACCTTATTCTTACCCTATGA
- a CDS encoding SWIM zinc finger family protein, whose product MKNIRERIEGFLSRLERAEAILLEGRVHRVEGLPQVYVVRGSEHYLVDLERESCTCPDHAKGNTCKHLLAAVLLERAERNGYTRSEYAFDRVSAVGVQRSR is encoded by the coding sequence ATGAAAAACATCCGTGAGCGCATCGAAGGGTTTCTCAGCCGCCTCGAGCGAGCCGAGGCCATCCTGCTGGAGGGGCGGGTACACCGGGTGGAGGGCCTGCCCCAGGTGTACGTGGTGCGGGGGAGCGAGCACTATCTGGTGGACCTGGAGCGCGAGTCCTGCACCTGCCCCGACCACGCCAAGGGGAACACCTGCAAGCACCTGCTGGCGGCGGTGCTCCTCGAGCGGGCCGAGCGCAACGGGTATACTCGAAGTGAGTATGCTTTTGATCGGGTCAGCGCTGTTGGTGTCCAACGGAGCAGATGA